The following coding sequences are from one Triticum aestivum cultivar Chinese Spring chromosome 5A, IWGSC CS RefSeq v2.1, whole genome shotgun sequence window:
- the LOC123101151 gene encoding beta-1,2-xylosyltransferase XYXT1-like: protein MAGDWSSSSSTAAVPSSSGMARRLARHHQAVLGFLLGFFVSVVLYTTVSGPNSIEKRSAWDPKLWSSPPNNSTQAAVHDIENGQKDVLTKTMGKERQTANDASGKLKEELIRQELDQDGTPLKPICDLSDPRYDICEISGDARAIGANCTVLYVPPADERGPDGAEWTIRDQSRKDLGYIDKVNVKTLSAAQSLVAPGCTSRHAVPAVVFAMNGLTSNPWHDFSDVLIPLFITTRAYDGEVQFLVTDFRPWFVDKYRLILTNLSRYDIIDFNKDTGVRCYPHIVVGLRSHSDLGIDPTRTPYNYTMLDFRMYIRDVFSLPPEGQGIPFKEANKKKKNGGTSTEEQKPRLMLINRAGIRKFVNLPEISAAVQAAGFEVLVVEPLRDMRLEEFSREVDSCDVLMGAHGAALTSFFFLRTNAVMLQVVPWGLEREAMSYFGVHAKDMMLQDMEYSITVEESTLYEKYGKDHLAVRDPEALRKQGWQLLRKYLWDEQDIRLNVTRFSPTLHQLLRTLGE, encoded by the exons ATGGCTGGCGACtggtcctcgtcgtcgtcgacggcCGCAGTGCCGTCGTCGTCGGGCATGGCGAGAAGGCTGGCTCGGCACCACCAGGCCGTGCTCGGGTTCCTGCTCGGTTTCTTCGTCAGCGTCGTGCTCTACACCACGGTGTCCGGCCCGAATTCCATTG AAAAAAGGTCTGCTTGGGATCCAAAACTATGGTCATCGCCGCCTAATAATTCTACTCAAG CAGCAGTGCATGACATAGAAAATGGGCAGAAGGACGTACTAACCAAGACGATGGGGAAAGAAC GTCAAACGGCAAATGATGCTAGCGGCAAGTTGAAGGAAGAGCTCATTCGGCAAGAACTCGATCAAGACG GTACTCCACTCAAGCCCATCTGCGACCTGTCCGACCCTAGGTATGACATCTGCGAGATCTCTGGGGACGCCCGTGCCATCGGCGCCAACTGTACCGTCCTCTATGTCCCGCCCGCCGATGAGCGCGGCCCTGATGGCGCGGAATGGACCATCAGGGACCAGTCTCGCAAGGACCTAGGATACATCGACAAGGTGAATGTCAAGACCCTGAGCGCCGCCCAGTCCCTGGTGGCGCCGGGGTGCACCTCCCGGCATGCTGTCCCGGCCGTCGTGTTCGCCATGAACGGGCTGACGTCCAACCCGTGGCACGACTTCAGCGACGTCCTGATCCCGCTCTTCATCACCACCCGTGCCTACGACGGCGAGGTCCAGTTCCTCGTAACCGACTTCCGGCCGTGGTTCGTGGACAAGTACCGGCTCATCCTCACCAACCTGTCACGCTACGACATCATCGACTTCAACAAGGACACTGGTGTCCGGTGCTACCCACACATCGTAGTCGGCCTCCGCAGCCACAGCGACCTCGGCATCGACCCGACCCGCACGCCATACAACTACACAATGTTGGACTTCCGCATGTACATCCGAGACGTCTTCTCACTGCCGCCAGAAGGCCAAGGAATCCCGTTCAAGGAGgctaacaagaagaagaaaaacggtggCACTAGCACGGAGGAACAAAAGCCGCGCCTCATGCTCATCAACCGCGCCGGGATCAGGAAGTTCGTCAACCTTCCAGAGATCTCCGCGGCGGTGCAGGCCGCCGGGTTCGAGGTGCTGGTCGTGGAGCCGCTGCGTGACATGAGACTCGAGGAATTCTCTCGGGAGGTGGACTCGTGCGACGTGCTGATGGGCGCGCACGGGGCCGCGCTCACaagcttcttcttcctccgcacCAACGCGGTCATGCTGCAGGTGGTGCCATGGGGCTTAGAGAGGGAGGCCATGAGTTACTTCGGCGTGCATGCCAAGGACATGATGTTGCAGGACATGGAGTACAGCATCACCGTGGAGGAGAGCACGCTGTATGAGAAGTATGGCAAAGACCACCTGGCGGTACGTGACCCAGAGGCACTACGTAAGCAGGGGTGGCAGTTGTTAAGGAAGTACTTGTGGGACGAGCAGGACATCAGGCTTAACGTCACCAGATTTTCTCCCACTCTACACCAGCTGCTTCGAACGCTCGGTGAATAG